In the genome of Paenibacillus sp. FSL R5-0766, one region contains:
- a CDS encoding zinc ribbon domain-containing protein, protein MTTSTVQDNDLLQAARMEDLVNEQISDLTVLGVFERKIVDTLKQSGAHLLMGARGVGKSMLIKQAEIELDEDFTSSRKLAVYVTFKTSTILEGVRAEERDAFQVWVGAKILQALHDKLTQLNLIGHEGSTDPYFRIFGIKSAQGTKTMLQDKIHQLQKLAIASDKEKILNDIGSNFLDKVNDVSFINEIIRDVLGEFDIRKLVFLFDEAAHTFIPAQQEIFFEIFKLLHGGPIAVKAAVYPSVTSYGRNFEVGHDAYILQMDRYETGESGRKANRKLFRDLLEKRLHQQSPLRKKIFQRGEILDHCIDLSTGNPRAFLHLLVRSLDKGFSERALSLSTQEYIDQELLPYHNNLTKRLPKYSNHIKVGLDLLRSYVIPEIREKNLRERKNTYQSAFFTFPRDISPNLKLALDILCYSGVLTNKGTVKIADRKTGLRYMVHLALLTTEKAFSSNNISESLGNISLTDYREFSSNDSTIEGYLQELKDLSDKCNGCNRDLPPNAKFCSECGRKVENTSIISSLLDESIHKLPIEAHLKTKIYPHYPRVGDVIQTSREEIMSIKYIKEVRSRIIKNAADEFVSG, encoded by the coding sequence ATGACAACTAGTACTGTACAAGATAATGATTTACTTCAAGCTGCACGAATGGAAGATTTAGTTAACGAACAAATTAGTGATTTAACAGTTCTCGGGGTATTTGAAAGAAAGATCGTTGACACGTTGAAACAAAGCGGTGCTCATCTATTAATGGGCGCACGAGGTGTTGGAAAGTCAATGTTAATAAAACAAGCAGAAATTGAACTTGATGAGGATTTTACATCTAGTAGGAAATTAGCTGTATACGTTACTTTCAAGACAAGTACTATCTTGGAGGGCGTTAGAGCTGAGGAGAGAGATGCATTTCAGGTTTGGGTAGGTGCTAAAATTCTTCAAGCTCTTCATGACAAACTCACACAGTTAAACTTAATTGGTCATGAAGGTAGTACGGACCCTTATTTTAGAATTTTTGGTATAAAATCAGCTCAAGGAACAAAAACAATGTTACAAGATAAAATTCATCAACTTCAAAAACTGGCGATCGCATCGGATAAAGAAAAAATTCTAAACGATATTGGTAGTAACTTTTTAGATAAAGTAAACGATGTTAGTTTCATAAACGAGATAATAAGGGATGTGCTGGGTGAGTTCGATATTAGAAAATTAGTTTTTCTATTCGACGAAGCTGCTCATACATTTATTCCTGCTCAACAAGAGATATTTTTTGAGATTTTTAAACTACTACATGGTGGACCTATTGCAGTTAAAGCGGCTGTTTATCCAAGTGTGACTTCGTACGGTAGAAATTTTGAAGTAGGACACGATGCATACATTTTACAGATGGACAGGTACGAAACTGGTGAGTCGGGTCGAAAAGCAAATAGGAAGTTATTCAGAGATCTTCTAGAAAAGCGTCTACATCAACAAAGTCCTCTGAGAAAAAAAATATTTCAAAGAGGAGAAATTTTAGATCATTGTATTGATCTCTCTACAGGAAATCCTAGGGCATTTTTGCATTTGTTAGTTAGAAGTCTTGATAAAGGTTTTTCTGAGAGAGCTTTATCATTATCAACACAGGAGTATATTGATCAGGAGTTATTGCCTTATCATAATAACCTCACGAAAAGATTACCTAAATATTCAAACCATATCAAAGTAGGTTTAGATTTACTGAGATCTTATGTAATACCTGAAATTAGAGAGAAAAATTTACGTGAAAGGAAGAATACATATCAGTCGGCTTTTTTCACGTTTCCTAGGGATATTTCTCCTAATTTAAAGTTGGCATTAGATATCCTGTGTTACTCAGGAGTTTTAACTAATAAAGGTACTGTGAAAATAGCTGACAGAAAAACCGGACTCAGATATATGGTCCACTTAGCTTTACTTACTACAGAAAAAGCCTTCTCTTCAAATAATATTAGCGAGTCACTGGGGAATATAAGCTTGACCGACTATAGAGAATTTAGTTCCAACGATTCAACGATCGAGGGTTATCTACAGGAACTGAAGGATCTATCTGATAAATGCAATGGTTGTAATAGGGATTTGCCTCCGAATGCTAAATTTTGTTCTGAGTGTGGAAGGAAAGTTGAAAATACATCAATTATAAGCAGCTTATTAGATGAATCAATACACAAGTTACCGATTGAAGCACATTTAAAAACGAAAATTTACCCACATTATCCTCGAGTTGGGGATGTAATTCAAACTTCACGAGAGGAAATAATGTCAATCAAATATATAAAAGAAGTACGCTCAAGGATTATTAAGAATGCAGCTGATGAGTTTGTATCAGGATAA
- a CDS encoding SpoVR family protein: protein MTDEIRDLEYAIAEIMEIANGFGLDYYPMRYEICPSDIIYTFGAYGMPTRFSHWSFGKTFHKMKMQYDFGLSKIYELVINSNPCYAFLLDGNSLIQNKLIVAHVLAHCDFFKNNARFSKSNRNMVESMAATADRISNYEMEYGTEAVEAFIDAVIAIQEHVDPQLIKPRHLDKQRYMEMKMREQRGEKKPRPEGRYDDLWSLDDVKTEETPAEGIQVHHFPPEPEKDVMWFIQEFSEVLTDWQRDIMSMMREEMLYFWPQMETKIMNEGWASYWHQRIIRELDLNSEDTIEFAKLNSSVVQPSKQSLNPYYLGLKIFEDIERRWDNPTREEQDRWGRKPGQGRAKMFEVREFDSDTSFIRNYMTKQLTEDLDLYVFEKKGPDWKITDKSWENIRDQLVFSRVNGGSPYLVVQDADYMRTGELVLKHQYEGIELDLKYMERTMPYLYRLWGRTVHVETRVEDKPIWFTYDGKKHHRKFM from the coding sequence ATGACAGATGAGATCCGCGACCTAGAATACGCTATTGCCGAGATTATGGAGATTGCCAATGGTTTTGGTCTGGACTATTACCCCATGCGGTACGAAATCTGCCCATCGGATATTATTTATACATTTGGAGCCTACGGCATGCCGACCAGATTCAGCCACTGGAGCTTTGGCAAAACATTTCATAAGATGAAAATGCAATACGATTTTGGACTCAGCAAAATTTATGAGCTTGTCATCAACTCCAACCCTTGTTATGCCTTCCTGCTGGATGGCAATTCCCTGATTCAGAACAAATTGATCGTAGCCCACGTATTGGCACACTGCGATTTTTTCAAAAACAATGCCCGCTTCTCCAAATCCAACCGTAATATGGTCGAAAGCATGGCCGCTACGGCGGATCGAATCAGTAATTATGAGATGGAGTACGGAACGGAAGCGGTTGAAGCATTTATCGATGCCGTAATCGCGATTCAGGAACATGTGGACCCACAGCTGATTAAGCCCCGCCATTTGGACAAACAACGTTACATGGAGATGAAAATGCGGGAGCAGCGCGGTGAGAAAAAACCACGGCCGGAAGGTCGCTATGATGATCTATGGTCGCTTGATGATGTGAAGACCGAAGAAACACCCGCCGAAGGTATTCAGGTCCATCACTTTCCGCCTGAACCAGAGAAGGATGTCATGTGGTTTATTCAGGAATTCTCGGAAGTGTTGACCGACTGGCAGCGGGATATCATGAGTATGATGCGTGAAGAGATGTTATATTTCTGGCCACAGATGGAAACCAAAATCATGAACGAGGGCTGGGCATCCTACTGGCATCAACGCATTATCCGTGAGCTCGATCTCAACAGTGAGGATACGATTGAATTCGCGAAGCTCAATTCCTCCGTGGTGCAGCCATCCAAACAAAGTCTGAATCCGTATTATTTGGGACTGAAGATTTTCGAGGATATTGAACGGCGCTGGGATAACCCAACCCGGGAAGAACAGGATCGTTGGGGCCGTAAACCAGGCCAGGGTCGTGCGAAAATGTTCGAGGTGCGTGAATTTGATTCCGATACCTCCTTTATCCGGAATTACATGACCAAGCAATTAACCGAGGATCTTGACCTTTACGTCTTTGAAAAAAAAGGCCCGGACTGGAAAATTACCGACAAGTCCTGGGAAAACATACGGGATCAGCTCGTATTTTCACGTGTCAACGGAGGCTCCCCTTATCTGGTCGTGCAAGATGCCGACTATATGCGGACCGGGGAACTCGTACTGAAACATCAATATGAAGGCATCGAGTTGGACCTGAAATATATGGAGCGCACCATGCCTTATCTGTATCGCCTCTGGGGGCGTACGGTACATGTGGAGACACGTGTCGAGGATAAACCGATCTGGTTTACGTATGACGGCAAGAAGCACCACCGCAAATTTATGTAA
- the yhbH gene encoding sporulation protein YhbH: MSNSHQPYSFVVSKEDWSLHRKGYQDQQRHQQKVKDVIKQNLPDLITEENIIMSDGKQIIKVPIRSLDEYRFVYNYQKQKHVGQGDGDSQVGDVIGRDPSASQKPGKGEKAGDQPGHDIVEAEVSIEELEDMLFAELELPDLKQKDKDLIETHTVVFNDIRKKGMQSNIDKKRTILENLRRNATTGTPGIHHISPDDLRYKTWEDKIIPQSNAVIIAMMDTSGSMGSFEKYCARSFFFWMTRFLRRQYEKVEIVFLAHHTEAKEVTEEEFFTRGESGGTICSSVYMKALDIIDSRYPPSSYNIYPFHFSDGDNLTSDNERCVKLIGELMKRSNMFGYGEVNQYNRSSTLMSAYRHIKMDQFMYYVIKEKGEVYKALRSFFQKREGGSVR; the protein is encoded by the coding sequence ATGTCAAATTCACACCAGCCTTACTCGTTCGTTGTGTCGAAGGAAGATTGGTCGCTTCACCGCAAAGGGTACCAGGACCAACAGCGCCATCAGCAAAAGGTGAAAGATGTCATCAAGCAGAATCTGCCTGATCTGATTACGGAAGAAAACATCATCATGTCTGATGGAAAACAAATCATCAAGGTACCAATCCGCAGTTTGGATGAGTACCGTTTTGTGTATAACTACCAGAAGCAAAAACATGTCGGTCAAGGAGACGGTGACAGTCAGGTCGGAGACGTCATCGGTCGTGATCCCTCTGCTTCGCAGAAACCCGGCAAAGGGGAAAAAGCTGGCGATCAGCCTGGTCATGATATTGTGGAAGCCGAAGTTAGTATTGAGGAATTGGAAGATATGCTCTTCGCTGAGCTGGAATTACCCGATCTGAAGCAGAAAGACAAGGATCTGATTGAGACACATACGGTAGTTTTCAACGATATTCGCAAAAAAGGTATGCAGTCCAATATTGACAAGAAACGTACCATTCTGGAGAATCTGCGTCGCAATGCAACGACCGGTACGCCAGGCATCCATCACATCAGTCCGGACGACCTGCGCTACAAGACATGGGAAGACAAAATCATTCCACAATCCAATGCCGTTATCATTGCCATGATGGATACATCCGGGTCCATGGGTTCGTTTGAGAAATACTGCGCGCGCAGCTTTTTCTTCTGGATGACCCGTTTTTTACGCCGTCAGTATGAGAAAGTTGAGATTGTTTTCCTCGCCCATCATACGGAAGCCAAGGAAGTAACCGAAGAAGAGTTCTTTACCCGTGGGGAGAGTGGAGGCACCATCTGCTCCTCTGTATATATGAAGGCACTGGATATTATTGACAGCCGTTATCCACCTTCAAGTTACAACATCTACCCTTTCCACTTCTCTGACGGGGATAATCTGACCTCGGATAACGAACGGTGTGTGAAGCTGATCGGCGAGTTAATGAAGCGTAGCAATATGTTTGGATACGGCGAAGTGAATCAGTACAACCGCAGCAGCACACTGATGTCGGCTTACCGTCATATCAAGATGGATCAGTTCATGTATTATGTGATCAAAGAAAAAGGCGAAGTATACAAAGCTTTGCGCAGCTTTTTCCAGAAACGGGAAGGAGGCAGCGTTAGATGA
- a CDS encoding MFS transporter — MNKKAIKAWIMYDWANSAYATTVLAAVLPVFYASVAAATLDTDTAASYLAYTHSIGMLCVALLTPLLGTLADLSGRKGDFLRVFAIIGVLATLGFSAIGEGDWLLASALLVISTIGFAGGNTFYDAMLPDLVPVERRDMISSKGYAYGYIGGGLLLAANLLMIQQPGWFGMSSTLAGTRLAFISVSLWWLLFSIPIFRHAPRRPASPDLPGTWTGYAAVGVRRLRQTFRQMRRFPQLIRMLVAFWFFNDGINTIILMATIYGTSIGIGTTDLMLALLLTQFIGFPCTLLLGAWAQRWGAKQVLIVSLSVYICIVILGYFMTQAIHFYVLAGLVGVVQGVSQSTARSLFSNLMPAGRTGEYFGFVNITGKFSSIFGPFVFGYVGQITGSTRWGILSLIFFFVAGIVVFLTVKVQKGMQDATQADQEEEQNRSVGAPGKSSNVRFT; from the coding sequence GTGAATAAAAAGGCGATCAAGGCTTGGATTATGTATGATTGGGCCAATTCGGCTTACGCGACAACGGTGTTGGCAGCGGTCCTGCCCGTATTCTATGCTTCGGTTGCTGCAGCAACGCTGGATACGGATACAGCCGCCTCCTACCTGGCCTACACACATTCCATTGGCATGTTGTGTGTAGCTCTGCTAACACCGCTGCTTGGCACATTGGCTGATTTGTCAGGACGGAAAGGCGACTTCCTGCGTGTATTTGCAATCATAGGCGTCCTTGCTACATTGGGATTCAGCGCAATCGGTGAAGGGGACTGGTTACTTGCTTCCGCTTTGCTGGTCATATCTACAATCGGTTTTGCGGGTGGTAACACCTTTTACGATGCAATGCTGCCGGATCTGGTACCTGTAGAACGAAGAGACATGATATCCTCCAAAGGTTATGCTTATGGATATATTGGGGGAGGCTTGCTGCTTGCGGCGAACCTGCTGATGATTCAGCAACCAGGCTGGTTCGGGATGAGCAGTACTCTGGCAGGCACAAGACTTGCGTTTATCTCCGTCTCGTTGTGGTGGTTGCTGTTCTCGATACCGATCTTTCGCCATGCTCCGAGACGGCCTGCATCACCGGATCTGCCCGGAACGTGGACAGGGTATGCTGCGGTGGGCGTACGCAGACTGCGGCAGACCTTTCGTCAGATGCGGCGTTTTCCCCAGTTAATCCGCATGTTGGTGGCTTTTTGGTTTTTTAATGACGGCATTAATACCATCATTCTGATGGCTACAATCTATGGGACAAGTATAGGTATCGGCACAACCGACCTGATGCTTGCGCTACTGTTAACCCAGTTCATCGGGTTCCCGTGTACATTGTTATTGGGAGCATGGGCACAGCGTTGGGGAGCAAAGCAGGTATTAATCGTTAGCTTATCGGTCTACATATGTATTGTGATTCTCGGTTATTTCATGACCCAAGCGATCCACTTCTATGTGCTCGCCGGGCTGGTTGGTGTTGTGCAGGGTGTGAGTCAATCCACAGCGCGTTCCTTGTTTAGCAATCTGATGCCGGCAGGCAGAACAGGCGAGTATTTTGGTTTTGTGAATATTACAGGCAAATTCTCTTCGATCTTCGGTCCGTTTGTGTTCGGTTATGTCGGACAGATCACGGGTTCCACGCGTTGGGGCATTCTGTCGCTGATCTTCTTTTTCGTCGCGGGCATTGTTGTATTTTTAACCGTGAAGGTACAGAAGGGGATGCAGGATGCTACACAGGCAGATCAGGAAGAAGAGCAAAATAGGAGTGTCGGAGCTCCTGGTAAGAGTTCAAATGTAAGGTTCACCTGA
- a CDS encoding sulfotransferase, producing the protein MIDAQGNGLVFLLCVPRSGSSLSTVMLQNHSRIFATQEMWFLMSLVDLPKTDSRAYGGSSIMRQFYNAMVSEDVFEKACRSFALEIYNGFLEGSGADFIVDKSPRYYYMLEWLDRLFPQSKRIHLQRNPLAIAASFKKVNRHTGEGFDLTHSLQSSKLNMKSVDLTLGMLRLNDYFAEPHSNAHELQYERLVSNPQEELEKLCSFLGIRYEQGMEQYGQFLDSAKSDMFYSMGVGDPFLSSHQEAHQGSVNNWKNILEPHEVELYCRVMGADLFHRMGYSEQLAEAEQWTGVRYEASPDQEVIERITHQLTTATGCDWQQHYRMQPADSLVHDSHENLNGSVLEEPEKIDPTLAALATIRQLQAALRAADHRLERGYSERERLKVQLASAQSKIQRIKSWVPFGHQISAWASQRKILRGGKS; encoded by the coding sequence TTGATCGACGCTCAAGGTAACGGACTTGTTTTCTTACTATGTGTTCCCCGCAGTGGTAGTTCATTATCCACAGTCATGCTGCAAAATCACAGTCGTATATTCGCCACCCAGGAAATGTGGTTTCTGATGAGTCTTGTCGATCTGCCAAAAACCGATTCACGTGCTTATGGTGGCAGCTCCATCATGCGTCAGTTCTACAATGCCATGGTATCCGAGGATGTCTTCGAAAAGGCGTGCAGAAGTTTTGCTCTTGAGATCTACAATGGATTCCTGGAAGGGAGCGGAGCAGACTTCATCGTTGATAAATCTCCGCGTTATTATTACATGCTTGAATGGCTGGATCGTCTGTTCCCACAGTCCAAGCGCATTCATCTCCAGCGTAATCCTCTGGCCATAGCAGCATCATTCAAAAAGGTAAACCGCCATACAGGTGAAGGATTCGACCTGACTCATAGTTTGCAGAGCTCCAAATTAAATATGAAATCTGTAGATCTCACACTGGGTATGCTCCGCTTGAATGATTATTTTGCTGAACCACATTCCAATGCGCATGAATTGCAATATGAACGATTGGTTTCCAATCCTCAAGAAGAACTTGAGAAACTGTGCTCATTCTTGGGAATTCGATATGAACAGGGTATGGAGCAGTATGGACAGTTTCTGGACAGTGCCAAGTCTGACATGTTCTACAGTATGGGCGTGGGTGATCCATTCCTCTCTTCGCATCAAGAGGCACATCAGGGTTCTGTTAACAACTGGAAAAACATATTAGAACCGCATGAAGTTGAACTGTATTGCCGTGTGATGGGGGCAGATCTGTTCCACCGGATGGGATACAGTGAACAGCTGGCAGAAGCCGAACAATGGACGGGTGTTCGTTATGAAGCAAGTCCGGATCAAGAGGTCATCGAGCGAATTACACATCAGTTGACGACAGCGACTGGTTGCGACTGGCAGCAGCACTATCGGATGCAGCCAGCTGATTCTCTCGTCCATGATTCCCATGAAAATCTGAATGGTTCAGTTCTCGAAGAACCGGAAAAGATAGATCCCACACTGGCTGCACTGGCAACGATCAGGCAGCTGCAGGCCGCACTACGGGCGGCAGATCATCGTCTGGAACGGGGATACAGTGAACGAGAACGATTGAAAGTTCAGCTGGCTTCTGCTCAAAGCAAAATACAGCGTATCAAATCATGGGTACCATTTGGTCACCAGATCAGCGCCTGGGCTTCACAGCGCAAGATTTTACGGGGAGGCAAGTCATGA
- a CDS encoding asparagine synthase-related protein yields MSAIAGIVHNDGQQALWEDSWRLYASLGHVPSDTTGVWKGNEAFLSCHAQWITPESVSEKLPLYEEESGLTITADAILDNREQLADQLQISRAELAMLSDSELILRAYQRWGEDVAVRLLGDFVFAIWDERNRKLYAARDITGMRAFYYRHDGSRFAFCTLMNPLLGLEGVHKELDETWLSEFLAIPDMHDSADINSTVYRGISQLPSAHTLVFRDGRLELKQYHRWNEVEPLRLKSDGEYVEAFREVFGQAVGSRLRTHRQVAAALSGGLDSGAVVGFASGTLRSQGKRLHAYSYVPVPDFTDYTSKTLLADERPFIRSTINHVGNITENYLDFEGRSPLSEVDTWLDIMEMPYKYFENSFWIRGFYEKASQQDAGILLTGARGNFTISWGPALDYYASLLKSGRWYRWFREMQQYSERTGMPFSRIAKITGKKAYPEWFKAQSKRANQAASVQLIHPDFAQRTGVLERLKSIIVLQGGAQADALKVRAEKFNNLAIANKNGAVATKCSLRYRAWERDPTSDARVIRFCLSVPIEQYVKQGTDRSLIRRATSPELPDKVRLNQRVRGVQPADWLHRIIPNWDAFTAELRALCSDSKVAGILNTERIKSALANFPSPRPELASHPDLRLMMHSLIVYRFIRKF; encoded by the coding sequence ATGAGCGCCATAGCAGGAATTGTACACAACGATGGTCAGCAGGCGCTATGGGAAGACAGCTGGCGTCTGTACGCAAGCCTGGGGCATGTCCCTTCGGATACAACAGGGGTGTGGAAAGGCAATGAGGCGTTCCTCAGCTGTCATGCCCAATGGATTACACCGGAATCGGTTAGCGAGAAGTTGCCTTTATATGAAGAGGAAAGTGGTCTGACCATCACGGCAGATGCCATTCTGGATAACCGGGAACAACTGGCAGATCAATTACAGATATCCAGAGCTGAACTGGCGATGTTATCGGATAGTGAATTGATCTTGCGTGCGTATCAGCGCTGGGGAGAAGATGTAGCTGTCCGATTGCTGGGGGATTTTGTATTCGCGATATGGGATGAGCGGAATCGAAAACTGTATGCAGCGAGAGACATTACAGGCATGAGAGCTTTTTATTACCGACATGATGGCTCACGTTTTGCTTTCTGCACACTCATGAATCCGTTGCTTGGGCTTGAAGGGGTACATAAAGAACTTGATGAGACCTGGTTGTCCGAATTCCTTGCCATTCCTGACATGCATGATTCAGCAGATATCAATTCAACCGTATATCGGGGAATAAGCCAACTGCCTTCTGCTCATACACTTGTTTTCCGGGATGGGAGACTGGAGCTGAAGCAGTATCATCGCTGGAATGAAGTCGAACCTCTAAGGCTGAAATCCGATGGTGAGTATGTAGAAGCGTTTCGGGAGGTCTTTGGGCAGGCGGTTGGATCGCGATTACGAACTCACAGGCAGGTAGCTGCTGCTTTAAGTGGCGGACTGGACTCGGGAGCCGTGGTTGGTTTTGCTTCCGGAACACTGAGAAGTCAGGGCAAACGGCTGCATGCTTATAGCTATGTTCCCGTGCCGGATTTCACGGATTACACGTCGAAAACGTTGCTTGCTGACGAGAGACCATTTATACGTTCGACTATTAATCACGTTGGGAATATCACAGAGAACTATCTGGATTTTGAAGGCAGAAGTCCGCTCAGTGAAGTAGACACCTGGCTCGATATTATGGAAATGCCCTACAAATACTTTGAAAATTCATTCTGGATTCGCGGATTCTATGAAAAAGCGAGCCAGCAAGATGCGGGCATCCTGCTCACAGGAGCACGGGGTAACTTCACCATCTCCTGGGGTCCGGCTCTGGATTATTACGCCAGTCTACTGAAAAGCGGCCGCTGGTATCGCTGGTTCCGTGAGATGCAGCAGTATAGTGAACGGACCGGTATGCCCTTCTCCCGTATAGCCAAGATCACCGGGAAAAAGGCATATCCGGAATGGTTCAAGGCTCAGTCCAAAAGAGCAAACCAGGCCGCTTCTGTACAGTTGATCCATCCTGATTTTGCTCAAAGAACAGGTGTACTGGAAAGACTCAAATCCATTATTGTTCTGCAGGGCGGTGCGCAGGCTGATGCACTCAAAGTACGTGCCGAGAAATTCAATAACCTGGCCATTGCGAACAAAAACGGTGCTGTAGCTACAAAATGTTCTCTGCGTTACCGCGCTTGGGAACGTGATCCGACAAGTGATGCCAGAGTCATCCGGTTCTGTCTGTCCGTGCCGATTGAACAATATGTGAAACAAGGGACGGATCGTTCATTGATTCGCCGGGCTACCTCACCGGAGTTGCCTGACAAGGTCAGACTGAATCAACGGGTACGGGGTGTACAACCGGCGGATTGGCTGCATCGCATCATTCCGAATTGGGATGCCTTTACGGCCGAGTTGCGTGCCTTGTGTTCTGATAGCAAGGTTGCTGGCATATTAAACACGGAGCGTATCAAGTCTGCCCTGGCCAATTTTCCCAGTCCACGACCTGAACTTGCTTCGCATCCAGATCTGCGATTGATGATGCATAGTCTAATCGTCTATCGGTTCATTCGAAAATTCTGA
- a CDS encoding paeninodin family lasso peptide produces MQMEKKEWQAPALEVLEVNQTMAGTGYRQIDWITVHDADLYDPTS; encoded by the coding sequence ATGCAAATGGAAAAAAAGGAATGGCAAGCACCAGCTCTTGAAGTGTTGGAAGTCAATCAAACTATGGCCGGTACTGGCTACAGACAAATTGACTGGATCACGGTTCACGATGCGGATCTGTACGATCCAACTTCTTAA
- a CDS encoding lasso peptide biosynthesis PqqD family chaperone has protein sequence MTATTPMNVEDRVTRKEGNLVSDMGSEKVMMSISSGKYYNLGSTGGRIWDLIAEERTLGEVVEVLAGEYEIEPDVCREQVVQFLEHLSREGLIDVTRGV, from the coding sequence ATGACAGCGACTACGCCGATGAATGTGGAAGACCGGGTAACCCGGAAGGAAGGCAATCTGGTCAGTGATATGGGCAGTGAGAAAGTTATGATGAGCATTAGCTCTGGAAAATACTATAATCTCGGGAGTACCGGTGGACGAATCTGGGATCTGATCGCAGAAGAACGCACGCTGGGTGAAGTTGTTGAGGTACTTGCTGGGGAGTACGAGATTGAGCCAGATGTATGTCGTGAGCAGGTGGTGCAATTTCTGGAACATCTGTCCCGTGAAGGTTTAATCGACGTTACTCGCGGAGTGTAG
- a CDS encoding lasso peptide biosynthesis B2 protein has product MLRKIKAYLALPRSMRRLVWEAYMLLGWARIQKAMPFAKIAPGLGTPMVETPMTGLDRSEVITIRNISKAISLASKYTLWESRCLVMAIAGMKMLERRKIESTLYMGTARNKQGHMMAHAWLRSGKLIVTGADTMDQYTVVGVFGKRCPEKGSGEIVYDT; this is encoded by the coding sequence ATGTTGCGAAAAATAAAGGCTTACCTCGCGCTCCCGCGGTCGATGCGTCGACTGGTATGGGAGGCCTATATGCTCCTTGGCTGGGCACGCATACAGAAGGCTATGCCATTTGCCAAAATCGCGCCAGGGCTGGGTACACCCATGGTTGAAACACCGATGACAGGACTTGATCGCAGCGAGGTCATCACTATACGGAATATTTCCAAAGCGATTTCGCTCGCCAGCAAATATACGTTATGGGAAAGCCGCTGCCTTGTAATGGCGATTGCCGGGATGAAGATGCTTGAGCGACGCAAGATAGAGAGTACGTTATATATGGGGACAGCGCGGAATAAACAAGGACATATGATGGCTCATGCCTGGCTGCGAAGTGGTAAATTGATCGTGACCGGAGCTGATACTATGGACCAATATACGGTTGTCGGTGTGTTTGGCAAACGGTGTCCGGAGAAGGGATCTGGGGAGATTGTCTATGATACATGA